Part of the Qipengyuania sp. SS22 genome, TTCAAGCTTCCCGAGCCACCGATACGATCGTGCCTGCTGTCCACGCCGTAAGCCGTATAGATGCTACGGTTGGTCGCGATTTCACCATCGGTCATGAACACGATGTGGCGGTTTACCGGGATCGAACCACGCGTCGTCGGGTTATCGCTGGAGAACATACCCGTGGGGGACAGGAAGCGTGCACCCCACAACATGCCGATGTCGTGATAGGTGTTGCCTCCGACCACGTCTGTCACATCGTCGATAGCGTCGTTGAAGGCGCCTTCACTGCCGTAAATCGCAAGCTTGATCGATTCCCCTGGGCAGACCGCACCCCCGTAGTTCCTTCCGCTGCTCGGGTCGTATCGACCCCATTGCAAATCCGTGTCGTTACTGTTTGTGGCCACTGCATCGATATCGGCTTGGCTGATTGTCTGGAGCAGACTGAACGGACTTCCCGGCTGTCCAACGCTTGAGCGCTCTTCGATACATCCATCACCGCTGGTGCGGAATTCAGTCAGGTTCTTGTCGACCGACCATGATCGGCGACCCCACTCGGAGTCTTCGATATGCACGGGGACATCCCGATATTTGGTTTCTTCCTCATAGGTATAGGTATAGTTGTTACCGCTGCCCCTCCAGCCATCACTAGGTACGTCGTCCCTGTCCAAATAAGTATTGGTGACGCATCCCGTCTCTGACCATTTACCGTTGGATCGCCGATAGCTGCAAACCTGCTGATCCCATACCTTGCGATAAAAGAGCTGTTCCACGAGGATATCGTCGTTTCGCAAGCTGCCGGCGACGTTGACGGTCTGCGAGTAGGATACCATTCCAAACCGCGTGACCGATCCATTCTCGGTGTCGTCAAGCGCGCGATAAAGGCCAGACGCTCCTTCGCGAAGGCGGCGGATCTTGCTTTTGCCTCCGATCGTCGAGGGGGACCCACCCATCGAGCCGGTGGTATCGAGCACCAGCATCACGTCGTTGTGACCAAGGTCGCGTTTGGCGTCGCAATTGGCCTGAATCGGCACGTTATCGTAGCCGAAGATATGCATCAGCGATGTCGGAATGACCGCATTGGCGACCCCGATGATCTGCGCATTGTCGTTAGGATCGGTGTCGATCTCGAAGTTGAGGTCCTGCGCCCCCAGCGTGCCGTCGGGGAAATTGAACTGGAAGAACTTGCGCGCCTCATCCTCGTTCGCGTCGGTCCAGCTGTTGCCGTCCATCGACTGGCGGCCGGCCAGCGCCGCGGCGTCGCAGGCGTTCTGGAGTTTGGCCTTGGCCATATAGGCGAAGCTGAGATCGAGACTGCTTCCGATGACGACGACCAGCGGAATCAAGGCCGCGGCGAAGATCGCGAGGGTGTTGCCCTTCGTGTCGTTCCAAAGATTGCGCAGCATACAGATCATAAAGGTAGCCCCCTGTGGGACAGGCGGTAGCCAGCGCACCGTTAAGAACGGCTTTTTCACCATGGTTAACAAATGGCAAAAATTTGTATAGCATGTGAGGAAACCGGGTCTAGTAGCCCGGGGAACAA contains:
- a CDS encoding pilus assembly protein; this translates as MICMLRNLWNDTKGNTLAIFAAALIPLVVVIGSSLDLSFAYMAKAKLQNACDAAALAGRQSMDGNSWTDANEDEARKFFQFNFPDGTLGAQDLNFEIDTDPNDNAQIIGVANAVIPTSLMHIFGYDNVPIQANCDAKRDLGHNDVMLVLDTTGSMGGSPSTIGGKSKIRRLREGASGLYRALDDTENGSVTRFGMVSYSQTVNVAGSLRNDDILVEQLFYRKVWDQQVCSYRRSNGKWSETGCVTNTYLDRDDVPSDGWRGSGNNYTYTYEEETKYRDVPVHIEDSEWGRRSWSVDKNLTEFRTSGDGCIEERSSVGQPGSPFSLLQTISQADIDAVATNSNDTDLQWGRYDPSSGRNYGGAVCPGESIKLAIYGSEGAFNDAIDDVTDVVGGNTYHDIGMLWGARFLSPTGMFSSDNPTTRGSIPVNRHIVFMTDGEIATNRSIYTAYGVDSRHDRIGGSGSLNGKHIARFHATCNRAKASGTTIWVIALDVTAIEDIEDCATSAAHFYTSDGSDLEQIFETIGRGIGNLRLTR